Part of the Chitinispirillum alkaliphilum genome, GTATGGGAATGACTGTTAATAGTCTGAGTGCTGTTATAAAACCTTTTGAAATCATTTTTGTTCCTTTACTTGCTTACAAAGGGAACTCCAGCGTAGATTTCATACTCCCTATTCCCCCCTTCCGCTCACCCTGAGTCCCGATTAAAACCGGGATCGAAGGATTCCTACTCTCTCCTCCTACCCTTTTTCTTACTCAACGCAGAAATCTCATCCCAATCACTTCTAATCAAAGCCTCTTTCTTTTTCCTGCTCCAACCTTTTATCCTCATTTCAGCTCTGAATGCTTCTGGTATTAAATGCCTGCTGAAAAACCAATTTTACCGGCCTTCTTGTCTCTGTGTAACACTTGTATATTCCCTTATTGTGTTCGTACAATCTTTTTTCCAAATTATCAGTATGACCTGTGTAGTA contains:
- a CDS encoding excinuclease ABC subunit C, whose product is MFSVYILLCSDGSYYTGHTDNLEKRLYEHNKGIYKCYTETRRPVKLVFQQAFNTRSIQS